A genomic segment from Bacteroidota bacterium encodes:
- a CDS encoding gliding motility-associated C-terminal domain-containing protein, which translates to MNLRKSLLMLFLALFIGSGGIAFGQNQLSGQQSTIFMHVGIVGDTVTHIVWENITTPAITKVTVEKSLDGINFFPLAKSAASGLPDVHALFYPTSIEYFNTILYSTETGHGRYMYNDRLAEGDPDILYYRIVMFGSDGTYYYTPGAPVSRVTGVSPFEEDVPGDSIGGQGVLQQNNGQMKGGMKALCNPVGTPPSGYTPTGVSQTIIGTCCFYVNTEYSSSQIQIPCGGGSYAWCCTGLPGSNSCPSLHVYDPCCVHYCYSYYQCSCPPWVCCASNQTSTWVVTQSVTYPGITLSAVIVNETCTGTLDGSIALTVNNGSSPITYSWSGGQPGSPTISNLPAGSYTVTVTDAHNCTATANYVVATSPPPVVTMSPLSALCIDASPLQLTGGNPVGGVYSGTGVSNGIFDPAAAGAGTFVITYTYTAPNNCVGVATATITVNPLPVLSFASMGPYCINVAPITLTQGTPLGGAYVGTGVNNGVFDPAAAGIGTHIITYVYTDGNLCSSSITQSVTVNAMPIASVSPIPAVCIDAPAFALNFGTPTGGTFAGTGVTNNTFDPAVAGAGVTAVVYFYSDNNQCADTAFQTITVNPLPIVTLAAFPDVCIDLPTFTLTGGDPVGGTYYIDGTQATLFNPSTAGTGVHQVLYVYSDPNTCTDSATGTITVNPLPVVTSVPIPDVCIDLASFALTFGSPAGGVYSGTGVTGGTFDPTTAGAGTFTLTYTYTDPVTGCVDDVTEDIVVNPLPIVTLSPIQTVCSYSPSFQLSGGSPAGGVFSGPGVTGTTFDPAAAGLGTHTITYTYTDPTTGCVDFATQTVTVNSALTMAVNPSLVSVCPGFSATIVASGALNYSWTPTSGLSSTTSASVTATPQFTTTYTVYGTDAVGCTGSATGTVNVFAPVSLSLIAEPNEGCKPLTVYFSYNNNSNDSSIVWQFDDPFTTHDTSSQVAPVYTYLGVGSFNPSLTVTTYDGCVGSASTDVHAYRIPVADFNAHPDVVDFSDPNVDFIDMSLSAVTWRWNFGDPLSLNKDSSDIEFPIHTYIGEGFHTIQLIVTSGHNCADTTTRIVEVLPEIFVYIPNTVSPNGDGINDTWKPIITNADPNSYVLYLYNRWGELVWETHDLNQAWDGDHKGDNIKEDVYVWILWYKDARGEQYKKVGHVSVLH; encoded by the coding sequence ATGGACGATACATGTACAACGACCGGCTGGCCGAAGGTGATCCCGATATTCTTTATTACCGCATTGTAATGTTTGGAAGCGATGGTACTTACTATTATACTCCGGGGGCTCCCGTAAGCAGAGTTACCGGTGTCAGCCCGTTTGAGGAAGATGTTCCTGGCGACAGCATCGGCGGACAGGGTGTTCTGCAGCAGAACAACGGTCAGATGAAAGGCGGCATGAAAGCCCTTTGCAATCCTGTTGGCACACCTCCATCCGGTTATACTCCAACCGGAGTATCACAAACAATAATCGGAACATGCTGCTTTTATGTGAATACGGAATACTCTTCCAGCCAGATTCAGATTCCCTGCGGTGGTGGTAGTTATGCATGGTGCTGTACCGGTTTACCCGGCTCCAACAGCTGCCCTTCACTGCACGTTTATGATCCCTGCTGTGTGCATTATTGCTATAGCTATTACCAATGCTCATGCCCCCCATGGGTGTGCTGTGCGTCCAACCAAACATCCACCTGGGTAGTCACTCAATCGGTAACCTATCCCGGCATTACGTTATCTGCCGTTATTGTAAATGAAACATGCACGGGAACACTCGATGGCTCAATAGCACTTACCGTGAATAATGGTTCGTCACCCATTACTTATTCATGGTCAGGCGGACAACCCGGTTCTCCTACAATCAGCAACCTTCCTGCAGGAAGCTATACCGTTACCGTAACGGATGCACATAACTGTACAGCCACTGCAAATTATGTTGTAGCAACAAGTCCTCCGCCCGTTGTAACCATGTCTCCGCTTTCAGCCTTATGTATCGATGCTTCTCCATTACAGCTCACCGGTGGAAACCCCGTCGGCGGAGTGTACTCAGGCACCGGTGTCAGTAATGGTATTTTTGATCCTGCAGCGGCAGGTGCGGGAACTTTTGTAATAACCTATACCTATACCGCACCCAATAACTGTGTGGGCGTTGCTACTGCAACAATTACCGTTAACCCGCTTCCGGTATTATCATTTGCTTCAATGGGTCCATATTGTATAAATGTGGCTCCGATTACACTTACGCAAGGTACACCGCTTGGCGGTGCTTACGTCGGAACCGGCGTCAACAACGGCGTATTTGATCCTGCTGCTGCAGGTATCGGTACCCATATTATTACTTACGTTTACACGGATGGGAATTTGTGCTCAAGCTCCATTACACAGTCTGTTACTGTAAATGCAATGCCGATAGCATCGGTGAGCCCAATACCCGCGGTTTGTATTGATGCGCCGGCTTTTGCACTTAACTTCGGAACACCCACCGGTGGCACCTTTGCCGGAACCGGTGTTACCAATAATACATTCGACCCTGCTGTTGCAGGTGCAGGTGTTACAGCGGTTGTATATTTTTATTCAGATAATAACCAATGTGCCGATACCGCCTTTCAAACAATTACAGTAAATCCGCTTCCAATAGTTACGCTGGCGGCATTCCCCGATGTTTGTATCGACCTTCCCACATTCACGCTTACGGGCGGCGATCCTGTGGGTGGCACGTATTATATCGACGGTACTCAGGCAACACTCTTTAATCCTTCAACGGCAGGTACCGGTGTGCATCAGGTTCTGTATGTTTATTCCGACCCCAACACCTGTACTGATTCCGCAACAGGAACTATTACGGTTAATCCGCTCCCGGTGGTTACCTCGGTGCCAATACCTGATGTTTGTATCGACCTTGCATCGTTTGCACTTACATTCGGCTCTCCTGCCGGTGGCGTATATTCAGGCACAGGAGTAACCGGCGGCACTTTTGATCCGACAACTGCCGGTGCGGGAACCTTTACACTTACGTATACTTATACTGATCCTGTTACGGGTTGTGTTGATGATGTTACCGAAGATATCGTTGTTAACCCGCTTCCCATTGTTACATTAAGCCCGATACAAACGGTATGCAGCTATTCTCCGTCGTTTCAGCTCAGCGGCGGCAGCCCGGCAGGCGGCGTATTTTCAGGTCCCGGTGTTACGGGTACCACCTTTGATCCTGCTGCAGCAGGCCTCGGTACGCACACCATCACCTATACTTATACCGACCCGACTACAGGATGCGTAGACTTTGCCACGCAAACCGTAACCGTTAATTCTGCCCTTACCATGGCAGTGAATCCTTCACTTGTTTCGGTTTGTCCGGGATTCTCTGCAACAATAGTAGCATCAGGGGCTTTGAATTATTCATGGACACCTACTTCCGGTTTGTCTTCAACAACCTCAGCATCTGTTACAGCTACACCTCAATTCACAACTACCTACACGGTTTACGGAACCGATGCTGTCGGATGTACCGGTTCTGCTACGGGTACCGTGAATGTGTTTGCACCCGTAAGTTTATCGTTGATTGCGGAACCTAATGAAGGCTGCAAACCTCTCACCGTGTATTTTTCATACAATAACAATTCAAATGATTCATCCATAGTGTGGCAGTTCGATGATCCGTTTACTACACACGATACATCAAGTCAGGTGGCACCGGTTTATACCTACCTGGGTGTCGGTTCATTCAATCCGTCACTTACAGTTACAACTTACGATGGTTGCGTTGGTTCTGCGTCTACCGATGTGCATGCTTATCGCATTCCGGTGGCCGACTTCAATGCACATCCCGATGTGGTTGACTTTTCAGACCCGAATGTCGATTTTATTGACATGTCGCTCTCTGCGGTTACATGGCGTTGGAATTTCGGCGATCCGCTCAGTCTGAATAAAGACAGCTCCGATATTGAGTTCCCGATTCATACTTACATAGGAGAAGGCTTTCATACCATACAGCTGATCGTAACCAGCGGTCATAACTGTGCCGATACTACCACACGTATCGTTGAAGTGCTTCCCGAAATCTTTGTGTACATACCTAATACGGTCTCTCCCAATGGTGACGGAATTAACGACACCTGGAAACCGATAATTACCAATGCCGACCCCAATTCATACGTATTATATCTTTACAATCGCTGGGGCGAACTGGTGTGGGAAACGCACGACCTGAATCAGGCATGGGATGGTGATCATAAAGGCGACAACATCAAAGAAGATGTTTATGTATGGATATTATGGTATAAAGATGCCCGCGGCGAGCAATATAAAAAAGTGGGTCACGTATCCGTACTTCATTAA
- the mqnC gene encoding cyclic dehypoxanthinyl futalosine synthase — protein sequence MNTEKVLKRALGGEFLTAAEGIAIFREVPLPALMEVAHEIRMSKHPVKEVSWLIDRNINITNVCVSQCKFCNFCRRPKSPDAYITTTEQYKEKIEELIALGGNQVLLQGGMHPALGLSFYIGLFMELKSSFPNLKLHALGPPEIVHIATLEDMTCEQVLNALIEAGLDSLPGAGAEILSDRVRKKISPAKCSAAEWLEVMKVAHRLGLTTSATMMFGHVETMEERIEHLIRIREVQHQKPEGATGFISFIPWPYQDAGTLLKEKFGISNSVSKQEYVKMIALSRIMLPNFDNIQASWLTVGVPTAQLCLHAGANDFGSVMIEENVVSTAGADYSLDIEQMQQAIKDAGFIPRQRNQQFEFLND from the coding sequence GTGAATACTGAGAAAGTACTGAAAAGGGCACTTGGCGGAGAATTTCTCACCGCTGCCGAAGGAATAGCTATTTTTCGCGAAGTGCCGCTCCCGGCATTGATGGAGGTTGCCCATGAAATACGAATGAGCAAACATCCCGTAAAGGAAGTGAGCTGGCTTATTGACCGCAATATCAACATCACCAATGTATGCGTATCGCAGTGTAAATTCTGTAACTTTTGCCGCCGGCCCAAAAGCCCCGATGCTTATATTACCACAACAGAGCAGTATAAAGAGAAAATTGAAGAACTGATTGCGCTGGGCGGTAATCAGGTATTGCTGCAGGGCGGAATGCATCCTGCGTTAGGCCTTTCTTTTTATATAGGCTTGTTCATGGAACTTAAAAGCAGCTTCCCCAACCTGAAGCTGCATGCCCTCGGACCTCCCGAAATTGTGCATATTGCCACACTGGAAGACATGACCTGCGAACAGGTGCTGAATGCACTTATAGAAGCCGGTCTCGACAGTTTGCCGGGAGCAGGCGCCGAAATATTATCCGATAGAGTGCGTAAAAAAATATCGCCCGCAAAATGTTCGGCTGCCGAATGGCTTGAAGTAATGAAAGTCGCGCACAGACTTGGACTCACCACGTCGGCAACCATGATGTTCGGTCATGTGGAAACCATGGAAGAACGTATTGAACATCTGATCCGCATTCGCGAAGTACAGCATCAGAAACCCGAAGGGGCAACAGGTTTTATTTCGTTTATTCCCTGGCCGTATCAGGATGCCGGAACCCTGCTTAAAGAGAAGTTCGGAATTTCAAATTCCGTTTCCAAACAGGAATATGTGAAGATGATTGCACTCAGCCGCATTATGCTTCCTAACTTTGATAATATTCAGGCATCGTGGCTTACGGTAGGAGTGCCCACCGCACAACTCTGCCTGCATGCCGGCGCCAATGATTTTGGTTCGGTGATGATTGAAGAGAACGTGGTGTCAACCGCCGGTGCCGATTACAGTCTCGATATAGAACAGATGCAGCAGGCTATTAAAGATGCAGGCTTCATTCCGCGACAGCGCAATCAGCAGTTTGAGTTTCTGAACGATTAG
- a CDS encoding PKD domain-containing protein: MKHFYSVILFIVISMAVSAQVQIQMPLPAQGSTFSGNVRGYWFTAPCCFTITGASIPTDAGTGNQSIAIMRFRNTPPVYMSSTDDFTTLFLVQDGSSTGIFPVNIQVETGDIIGVLGSRAGINSYVAMPVSSTIHGNAVTLSRLGMQFPLASTVPQSLWTEGSGGISRVYLYYDTVITYNANAVVVDSLTMQLSDASDSSFYSVWDYGDGSPLDAIWNPMHTYPAGGTYTACSYITNSCKTDTTCTTFTVCGGKTIADFTSNQTGSQMNFANISVNAASSNWYFGDGSPMDLIPSPSHTYATNGTYTVTLITESPCGLKDTTTQSITTCPEVLAAGFTYTDNGPSVDFTDTTATAVSWAWNFGDGSPVDMSQNPTHTYTTNGTYTVSLITGNLCGTKDTAYQNVQACPEPLSAGFTYLINGNTADFSDTSSTATGWLWNFGDGTATTTAQNPSHTYTLNGTYTVSLIAANLCGKTDTAYQTFSVCPEVLDAGFTFNDNGTSVIFSDTTATSTSRIWDFGDGSATSTAQNPSHTYAANGTYTVMLIASNLCGVTDTAYTDVTTCPEILSDAFTALVTGLTADFTGTIAGASGWMWDFGDGSFSSNANPTHAYTSSGDYYVCLSSWNICGDSSAFCDTVTVMNSGIQQINSSVAFTLYPNPFSETAVLMVTSPMQNSSFELELYDVLGTMVMKSNGIMNRELLISKGSLSSGTYFFVIRNNEGILKTDKLVIY, translated from the coding sequence ATGAAACATTTTTATTCTGTCATTCTGTTCATAGTGATCAGCATGGCCGTATCTGCACAGGTACAGATTCAGATGCCGTTACCGGCACAGGGTTCAACCTTCTCCGGCAATGTACGCGGTTACTGGTTCACGGCACCCTGCTGTTTTACAATAACAGGCGCAAGCATTCCAACGGATGCCGGTACCGGAAATCAGTCAATCGCGATTATGAGGTTTCGTAACACTCCGCCAGTGTATATGTCTTCCACAGATGACTTTACTACATTATTCCTTGTTCAGGATGGTTCTTCCACAGGTATTTTTCCGGTGAATATTCAGGTTGAGACAGGCGATATAATAGGAGTACTCGGTTCAAGAGCCGGAATAAACTCTTATGTAGCCATGCCGGTGTCAAGTACCATCCATGGAAACGCGGTTACGCTTTCCCGTCTGGGTATGCAGTTCCCTCTTGCAAGCACAGTTCCACAAAGTCTCTGGACCGAAGGCTCCGGCGGCATCAGCCGTGTTTATCTCTACTACGATACGGTAATCACATACAATGCAAATGCCGTAGTGGTGGATTCGCTTACCATGCAGCTCTCGGATGCTTCCGATTCATCGTTTTATTCTGTATGGGATTATGGCGACGGTTCTCCGCTTGACGCAATCTGGAATCCTATGCATACATACCCGGCAGGAGGAACGTATACCGCCTGCAGTTACATCACCAATTCCTGTAAAACAGACACCACCTGCACTACTTTTACTGTTTGCGGCGGAAAAACCATTGCTGATTTTACATCGAATCAGACAGGCAGCCAGATGAACTTTGCGAATATTTCTGTGAATGCTGCTTCCTCAAACTGGTATTTTGGTGATGGCTCGCCCATGGACCTTATTCCAAGCCCGTCGCACACTTATGCCACTAACGGTACCTACACGGTGACCCTTATTACAGAAAGTCCCTGCGGGCTGAAAGATACCACCACTCAGTCTATCACAACATGCCCCGAAGTATTGGCTGCAGGGTTCACTTATACCGACAACGGACCTTCTGTTGATTTTACCGATACCACCGCAACTGCCGTAAGCTGGGCGTGGAATTTCGGCGACGGTTCTCCTGTTGATATGTCTCAGAATCCAACCCACACATACACCACAAACGGAACCTACACAGTTAGTCTGATAACAGGCAACCTTTGTGGCACCAAGGATACGGCCTATCAGAACGTTCAGGCTTGCCCCGAACCCTTATCGGCCGGATTTACCTATCTGATTAACGGAAACACCGCGGATTTCTCCGATACAAGCAGCACGGCTACCGGATGGTTGTGGAATTTTGGCGATGGCACGGCTACCACCACAGCTCAGAATCCGTCTCACACCTATACTTTGAATGGAACCTATACGGTAAGCCTGATTGCAGCTAACCTTTGCGGGAAAACGGATACCGCTTATCAGACTTTTTCTGTATGTCCCGAAGTTCTGGATGCCGGTTTTACATTTAACGATAACGGAACATCGGTTATTTTTTCGGATACTACAGCCACATCAACGAGCCGCATCTGGGATTTTGGCGATGGCTCGGCAACGTCTACAGCACAAAATCCATCACACACCTATGCTGCCAATGGCACTTACACGGTAATGCTCATCGCTTCTAACCTCTGTGGTGTTACCGATACCGCTTACACAGACGTTACCACATGTCCTGAAATATTATCAGACGCTTTTACAGCGTTAGTTACAGGTCTGACGGCAGACTTCACAGGCACTATTGCCGGTGCTTCGGGCTGGATGTGGGATTTCGGTGATGGCAGTTTTTCTTCGAACGCCAATCCTACACATGCTTATACTTCATCAGGCGATTATTACGTTTGCCTCTCATCATGGAATATCTGCGGCGATTCATCCGCGTTCTGCGATACGGTAACCGTAATGAACAGCGGCATTCAACAAATCAATTCTTCTGTTGCCTTCACATTGTATCCGAACCCCTTCAGCGAAACAGCGGTTCTTATGGTAACGTCACCAATGCAGAACAGCAGTTTTGAACTTGAGCTTTATGACGTGCTCGGAACAATGGTTATGAAAAGCAACGGTATTATGAACCGTGAACTGCTCATCAGCAAGGGCAGCCTTTCTTCAGGAACCTACTTCTTTGTTATCAGAAATAATGAGGGCATCCTGAAGACCGATAAACTGGTGATTTATTAA
- the elbB gene encoding isoprenoid biosynthesis glyoxalase ElbB, giving the protein MKKFAVVLAGCGVFDGAEIHEAVMTLFAIEKNGAAWTAFAPDVKQHHVIDHLSKTATAESRNVLIESARLVRGNIAPLSSFNAAEFDALIIPGGFGVAKNLCTFAFDGADCSVNADVEKAIRDMHNLNKPIGALCIAPVLLAKILGNINVTIGDDAGTAEAINKMGATHTKTGHGEVIRDAANNVFSTPCYMLDAGLVQIAAGADNIVKAMLGNM; this is encoded by the coding sequence ATGAAAAAATTTGCAGTGGTACTGGCCGGTTGCGGCGTATTCGACGGTGCCGAGATTCACGAAGCAGTGATGACACTTTTTGCCATTGAAAAAAATGGTGCCGCATGGACTGCCTTTGCGCCCGATGTGAAGCAACATCACGTTATAGACCATCTCAGCAAAACAGCAACTGCCGAAAGCCGCAACGTACTTATTGAATCGGCACGGCTGGTGCGCGGCAACATTGCTCCGCTCAGCAGTTTCAACGCGGCGGAGTTCGATGCCCTTATCATTCCGGGCGGATTCGGTGTAGCAAAAAACCTCTGTACGTTTGCTTTTGATGGTGCAGACTGTTCGGTGAACGCTGATGTTGAAAAGGCCATTCGCGACATGCACAACCTTAATAAACCCATTGGCGCCCTCTGTATTGCACCCGTACTGCTTGCCAAAATCCTCGGCAATATTAACGTTACCATAGGCGATGATGCAGGTACTGCAGAAGCGATAAATAAAATGGGCGCAACACATACTAAAACCGGTCATGGTGAAGTTATCAGGGATGCAGCAAATAATGTGTTCTCAACGCCCTGTTATATGCTTGATGCCGGTTTGGTTCAGATTGCCGCAGGCGCTGATAACATCGTAAAGGCCATGCTCGGGAATATGTAA
- a CDS encoding gliding motility-associated C-terminal domain-containing protein, with amino-acid sequence MRKAISLSFLLVFFTLYTYATHQRAGEITYKYLSPLTYEVTIVTYTFTPSLADRPELELHWGDGSSDVVERVEKINLPNNVSRNTYTYNGTGTGGRHTYPAPGSYMLWLEDPNRNAGIFNIPNSVNIPFYIETELVINPFLGENSSPVLLNPPIDNACVFQPFVHNPWAYDPDGDSLSYRIDSCKGQGGYYIPGYIFPPANNYFGINAITGDLLWDSPQLNGEYNICIIIDEWRHGIHIGSVRRDMQITVVPCDNHPPQLVNIHDTCVLAGTHLSYNIVATDPDAGDVLTLTGNGGSLVITNSPAHFTQPVQGTGSVSSLFTWQTECSHVKKQPYQVNFKVEDNSQPVSLVDFASLRITVVGPAPENLSASPSGNTIHLKWDRSKCSNAIGYKVYRRNGYYGFFPGNCETGIPAYTGYVEIADVPGLIDTAYIDNNNGSGLIRGYDYCYMVYAYYPDGAESYASLEACAQLTKDVPVIIHASVRNTDAVNGSVFVAWSKAVDFDTIQIPGPFKYLIYRGPNLSGALTLIDSLVDINDTTYIDSLINTADIPQHYRIDFYNDTPGNRFYIGATEEATSTYLSLSPSDNTLTLNWALDVPWTNDYYAVYRKNPSTLLWDSIGKSFTTSFADTGLVNGITYCYKVKGVGHYSAPGFANPLINYSEEKCGIPVDNEAPCPPTLTVTPDCQAIRNILNWYYPDKSCAQDVNQYNIYYSPDQSNDYLLIFSTNSMVDTFFVHSDIFTVAGCYYITAVDSTGNESVPGELICVDIDLCHLYELPNVFTPNGDGVNEYFKPFPYDFVEKIDIQIYNRWGKVIFHSTDPAINWSGKNQNSGIECADGVYYYVCDVWERRLGGLAKRTITGWVHLLR; translated from the coding sequence ATGAGAAAAGCTATATCCCTGTCGTTTTTGTTGGTGTTTTTCACACTGTACACCTATGCTACCCACCAGAGGGCAGGGGAGATTACGTATAAATATCTGTCGCCGCTTACCTACGAAGTTACTATCGTTACTTACACCTTCACGCCCAGCCTGGCCGACCGGCCGGAACTGGAACTGCATTGGGGCGACGGCTCCTCTGATGTGGTAGAACGCGTAGAAAAAATAAATCTTCCGAATAATGTCAGCCGAAATACATACACATACAATGGCACCGGCACCGGCGGAAGGCATACCTATCCCGCCCCCGGCTCATACATGCTCTGGCTCGAAGACCCCAACCGCAATGCCGGAATCTTCAACATCCCCAATTCGGTAAATATTCCGTTTTATATAGAGACAGAACTCGTCATCAATCCGTTTCTGGGAGAAAACAGCTCTCCGGTGCTGCTCAATCCACCCATCGACAATGCCTGTGTGTTCCAGCCTTTCGTTCATAACCCCTGGGCATACGACCCCGACGGCGACAGCCTTTCATACCGCATTGACAGTTGCAAAGGGCAAGGCGGATATTATATTCCGGGATATATTTTTCCTCCGGCAAATAATTACTTTGGCATTAATGCCATTACCGGCGACCTGCTCTGGGACAGCCCACAGCTCAACGGCGAATACAATATCTGCATCATTATAGACGAATGGCGTCATGGGATTCATATCGGTTCCGTAAGGCGTGATATGCAAATCACCGTTGTTCCTTGCGACAATCATCCGCCACAGCTTGTTAATATTCATGATACCTGCGTGCTTGCCGGAACCCACTTATCATATAATATTGTTGCTACCGACCCCGACGCGGGCGATGTGCTTACACTCACCGGTAATGGTGGTTCGTTGGTTATCACAAACAGTCCGGCGCACTTCACCCAGCCGGTGCAGGGAACGGGCAGCGTAAGTTCACTGTTTACATGGCAGACGGAGTGCTCTCACGTTAAAAAACAACCGTATCAGGTAAACTTTAAAGTCGAAGATAACAGCCAACCGGTAAGTCTGGTTGATTTTGCATCCTTGCGTATCACCGTAGTAGGTCCCGCTCCCGAAAATCTTTCTGCGTCGCCCTCCGGAAATACGATTCATCTGAAATGGGACAGGAGCAAATGCTCAAATGCTATCGGATACAAAGTGTATCGCCGTAATGGCTATTACGGATTTTTCCCCGGCAATTGCGAAACGGGCATTCCTGCTTATACAGGTTATGTTGAGATTGCGGATGTTCCGGGACTTATCGATACTGCCTATATTGATAATAACAACGGCTCCGGTCTGATACGCGGTTACGACTATTGCTACATGGTCTATGCATATTACCCCGATGGTGCGGAGAGTTATGCCTCACTCGAAGCCTGTGCACAACTCACCAAAGACGTTCCAGTTATTATCCATGCCAGTGTAAGGAATACCGATGCCGTAAACGGTTCTGTGTTTGTGGCATGGTCAAAAGCTGTTGATTTTGATACAATACAAATTCCGGGACCATTCAAATATCTAATTTATAGAGGACCCAACCTGAGCGGTGCGCTCACTCTTATTGATTCGCTGGTCGATATCAACGACACAACTTATATTGACTCATTAATCAATACTGCCGATATTCCGCAGCATTACCGCATCGATTTTTATAATGATACGCCGGGCAATCGTTTTTATATCGGTGCCACCGAAGAAGCAACCTCAACCTACCTCTCACTCAGCCCATCGGATAATACCCTTACACTGAACTGGGCACTGGATGTCCCCTGGACGAATGATTATTATGCAGTATATCGTAAGAATCCTTCGACGTTATTATGGGATTCCATCGGCAAATCGTTTACAACTTCTTTTGCCGATACAGGGCTGGTGAATGGTATTACCTACTGCTATAAAGTAAAAGGGGTTGGTCATTATTCGGCTCCGGGCTTTGCAAATCCTTTGATAAATTATTCTGAAGAGAAATGCGGGATTCCGGTTGATAATGAAGCGCCCTGCCCGCCAACGCTTACGGTTACGCCCGATTGTCAGGCTATCAGGAATATTCTCAATTGGTATTATCCCGATAAAAGTTGTGCTCAAGACGTGAATCAATATAATATTTATTATTCACCCGATCAGAGCAATGATTACCTGCTGATATTTTCAACGAACAGCATGGTTGATACGTTTTTTGTTCACTCGGATATCTTTACCGTTGCCGGATGTTATTACATCACGGCTGTTGATTCTACCGGCAATGAATCGGTACCCGGTGAACTTATTTGTGTGGATATTGACCTCTGCCACCTGTATGAATTACCCAATGTTTTTACCCCCAATGGCGATGGCGTCAATGAATACTTTAAGCCATTCCCGTATGATTTTGTCGAGAAAATAGATATTCAGATATACAACCGCTGGGGCAAGGTAATCTTCCATTCAACCGATCCTGCCATAAACTGGAGCGGTAAAAATCAGAACAGCGGCATTGAATGCGCCGACGGTGTTTATTATTATGTTTGTGATGTTTGGGAACGCAGGCTTGGAGGCCTCGCCAAACGAACCATTACCGGATGGGTTCACCTGCTCAGATAA